A segment of the Triticum urartu cultivar G1812 chromosome 1, Tu2.1, whole genome shotgun sequence genome:
CCAAGGACACTCCGTCATCCGGTCGGACACCGTTGTGTGACAAGGTTGTGCTCGTCGGCCACCGGGATGAGGGAACACTGATTGCTAAGATGGCACCGTGTGAAAACAACTTCTATGGAAACTATGAGGTGAACTTATATGGAAACTATGAGGCGTTCGCCTATGTGAAGACAACAGAGCTGCTCAGTGTTTATGCAACAAATTAAGCAATTTGTCGTTCATAAAGAAGTTTTGCGTCAGTTTCAATGGTGGTTGAGTTTATCTCGACTGGCTTTTTTCCTTTTTATATGAAATAAAGAACTATATGTGTCTGAGAAATTAAGAGAGCTGAGAGAGACACTGATGGACAGGGTCGTGGCCGTGATTTTTGGGATGCCACTTGCTACTATTTCcgctttctttttcttcttgtttctCCTGGTCCCCACATGGGGTTTGTGATTCGTCTGTCAAGTTGTTTTTTATTTGAAACAAACTTGCTGCCAGACTATGTTTCACGGAACCCCACCCTTCTGGCCCAAATATCTACACATGATCTAATCATAATTTTAAATAATCGGGCTATAGCCCGCTATAGCCTTTTCAGTAGGATGTCGCTAAACGATCTCCTTCACAAATAGTCCGCTATAGCCTGCCATAGCTTCGCTATAGCTGATTTGAAGGTCCGCCGCTATTTTTCATAGTCTGCTATTTAAAACATTGAACATATAAATCAAGCTACACAACCCGCCGTTCTAGCGCCATCCCTGGTTCAAATTCATCTGGCTCGCTCGATGTGCCTCGCTGGCCGACGCTAGCGTACTTTCCATCACCGTGGTAAACATCCGTGCATTCGTTTTTCTGTACGCTGTCTACTCGGGCTAGAGCGGCTGACGGCTGGGCCAGCCTCTAGCACGGGTCCGTCTTGCAGTCACGCCGTGTGTTCGTATTTGTGTCTGGGTGGAAAAAGGCAGCGATGATCGGTGATCGCGGGTTGCCGGAGCATCCATCGTGGGTGCACCAAGTCAAGCCTGAAAAAATATCCGTGCCGCctcctttccttcctctctctccctcttcgccttctcctctccttcctctctccctccgcGCCGTCTCCTCTCCTCTTCATGCGCGGCGGCGTCTCGACATCCCTAGCCCCCGACGTAGCCTCCcaaccccctccccctcctcccgcATGAACCCTAgcagagaaggaaggagaggagaggcgGGAGAAAGGGAGAGGAAAGAGGAGAGGGAGGTGTGGCGGCTTACGGGAGATGGTCACCGGCCGGCGTCGGCCTGCGCTGGCGAGGTCGGGCGCAACCTTGCGGTTGGCGGCGGCTCGATCCGTTCCTGAATCGGGAGCTGTGAGGAGGGCGGGGCTCGGGCGTGATGCACGGGAGGCTGCACCCCGCCTCCATCTCTACGCGTGAGGCGGCGACCTCGGGAGGAGCTCGAGCCACAGCGGTGGTCCACGTCGCCGCCGTCGGCAGGAGGAGCGTGGGTCGCAGAGACGGCCGACTCCATCCGGCTTTCGCGCTGTCGTCCAATCCATCCACCCGAGAGATCAGTCCCCGCGTCCTCGCCTACATCATTTCTCGCTGTCACGTGCGCTCTCTCCTCCGTCCTCCGTCCTCTTACGCACGCCCTCGTGGCCAGATATTTGGTAATTTCTTTTCTGAGAATAAATAGATATTGTGCCCCCATCTGTTTGTTGTTTTGCCCAGCTAAAAGGTGGATCAAATATGAAATACGTGAACGTTCAATAGTGTGAAAAGCAAGCCCTGGTTTTGTTGAAGTTCCATTGAATCTCTGTGATACCTAAGTACTAATGCTCATACTTTGCAATTTTCTCTCCACATCTTTCAGTCATGGGTTCTTGAGGAAAGCAGGTAATGCATTTTGTTTGTGTCAACTATACTGAATCTGCAAAGCCTTTTTTAGTATATgcagggcctaatgtgttttttaAAACTTTCTTTGACTATTCATAAGATTAATAGTATATGAGATGTATAATAtaaaaattatattattggaagctcctttcacgcATAAATTTGACGGTATGCTTTGTGTAAcatgcatgtcatatatcattgctctaacaTGTGGTCAAAGTTAGTCTCAAAAAATGCATTAGACCCTATATATATGGATAGAGGGAGTATATgacatctcatttcctacaatttttcctattcctatgataTTCATATCCTATAAACCAAAGGAGGTCCAAAAGTTGAACGACCGACTCTCGTATCACTGCTCGCGGACGCGTTCATGAACGGATACCGTGTACATTGTAGGGGTCCACGTTTGAGATGCCCTTAAGTTAGTTGCGAAGCGCTACCTCCGTCTCAAAATATACGACAATTTTAGGCTAACAATAGTGATAAGGGCGACTCTGAAAAAAATGTATTAGCAAGAGCAACTCCAACATGCCGACTCAAACGAACGACgcttttgtccgtttgggtcagCCCGACGGACACCCATATCCGCTTTTTTAAACATACTAGTTTTTGGAAAAAATGGGAACAAAATTTGAAACCTGGACAAAATAAAAAATGCAAACACTTTCTGAAAAATTCAAAAATTGGAGCAACTTTTTGAACATGAAATGTGTGAGGAAAATGTTGAATACTCCCTCCGTGAAGAAATGTacagtagtgatctaaacgcttttatatatttttacaaagggaatatttttttaaaaatgaaCAACTTTGTAAAAATGGGAACACTTTTTTGAAACATAAAAAAATTGCTTTTATTTTCATCGGTTTATTTTGGACATTTTCCGAAAAAGAATGGAAAAGTAAGCCACGGGCCGATCAAGCATCCGAACCGAGAGCGAAGTCAACGTCCGCATCAACCACCTCAGCGTGCCGATCAAGCCATTTGTTTGGAAGGGCCGAGCCGGGCCGCCGCGGAGGCCACACCCAGCGTGCATCCGACGCGACGCGCTACACCAGCCTATACATCCCTTCAGCGGTTGAGCGGCGGTGTCAAGTTGAGTTGGTTAGGATAGTGGTATCTCCAACCCATCAGGATTTAAATCTTGGTGCTCGCATTATTtttgaatttatttcaggattttcggcGATGTGCTTTCAGTGGAAGAAGACATTCCTATcaacgacgaggcgcctacggtgacttcgtaaatctcaagatgatatgtcggctcagtctTTCGAAGATGCTTATAGAGATATGGTTATGTGTTCATAGGGGTGAGGGGCGCGTGTATATGaacgcttgtgtctgtactgatgctaaaAAAAAGCAGTTGAGCGGCAGCGACCgtctccgcctcctcctcccagaCGACTCGAGAATCCTCCTCCCCACACCTCCCTCGGCGCCACTTCGCAGCCGCGCCGTCACCGACCGCTCCCCGTCCGGCCGTCAGGTAAGCCCCCCGAGCCCTCCTCGCCGCTCCGCTCCGCTCGCGCCGTCTCTCTAGCTAGCTAGGGTTCCCAGCACCGATTCGGCGGCGCTCGCTCGCGCGCCGGGGCCGCGCCTCGGCGCAATGCTCGTCGCCGCGCTGCTGGTTTGGGGGAAGCTCTGATCCGGTGGCCGGCGctgctcgctcgctcgctcgcggTCTCCGCAGAAAATCGGCCGCATCCAGCGGCCCGTGCGAGCTTAGGATAGTTCGTTTGTTTCCCTAACGAGTGCGAGCTTAGGATCCGTTGGTCAGGCCGAGAGGGGCAGCTTGCGCGCGCTTGCGGGGCTACCTCTGACTGATTCCGCTGTCGTGGTGGGGATTGAGTGGTCGGGGTGTAGGCCTTTGCAGGAGCTCGTATTATCACTCGGATCCAGGCATTCAGCAGGTTAACATTTGACGAATTTTGGACCTGCATTGTTGCGGGGATAGCGTTTATGCTGGCTTTGGCGCGGTGATTTTGTGTACGCAAACTTTTGGGGCTCCCTCCTAGTGATTTCACTGTTGGGTTGTGGGAATCGGGTGGTCGGGGTGTAGGCATTTGTAGTGGAGCGATCCCAGGTTTTATGACCAGACATTTAGCCGAAATTTGGACCTGCACTATCGTGGCACGTATCAGGGGGTAGCATTTATTCGGGTTTTGGCGCGACACTTTTTTTGTCAGGATTTTGTGGTGCAAACTTAAATAATGACTTCCCTAATGTTGAACACTGGTTCTGTTACCATGGACTTTGGACTGTCAAAATCATTCGTTTTCGTAGGCTGAGATACTTTAAGTTGTGTTACGTATGCTCTCGTGTGCGTGGGAGACTCCACATGCTGATTTCTCTTACCTGCTTCTCATGGTCACTGGATTGTGATATTTCTTTTCCAGATTTTGAAGGTTCACAGCAGGAGAGATGGCAACTCTAACCAGCCTTGCCTCAAACCCGAATCCAAACAAGTCATTCGAGGTGTGATACTTTTTGTGGCCATGTCTGTCCTGCTTTTATTTTTTGCGTCTTGTCATTCTGCAAATGCTACATGTTCTCTGCAACGGTTGCTTTCAAGTGCAGGTCCTGCCTAATCCGGGTGACTCCCTCTCAAGCCTCAGTTTTAGCCCGAAAAGCAATCTTCTGGTGGCAACTTCCTGGGATAACCAGGTAATTTTGTTTCTGCTGTAATTTTCAGTGAGCTTTCATTATTGTGATGTATCTTACTAGGAGTGTCTTTTGAGTTTTGTGCAGGTGAGGTGTTGGGAGATAGGTAATGGTAACAGTCAGCCAAAGGCATCCATATCACATGATCAGCCAGTATGTTCTCAAACATATTTCTCCTGATAGTACTTTCATCTTACATATTAGAGTGGTTCCTTACCTGTTTACTTGGTATGATGATTGATTTGTTTCCTTCCATCAGGTGCTCTGCTCAGCCTGGAAAGATGATGGGACTACTGTCTTCTCTGGAGGGTGTGATAAACAGGTCAAAATGTGGCCTCTGCTGTCTGGTGGGCAGGCTCAGACGGTTGCAATGCATGATGCACCTGTCAAGGAGGTCTCTTGGATTTCTCAGATGAATCTTCTTGTCTCAGGAAGCTGGGACAAGACGCTAAGGTGCAAGAACAATATTCCTCTCCACCCTCGGTATTCTTTTTACATGGAAATTGAGCGCATATCACCCATGTCTGATCCTAAATTGTTATTTATGGCTGTTTTGCGTTATGGAATTCGTGTTGTTTGTGGTATCTTTTCTGTACTTCATGTGTTTTGCATTAATGTTCACACATTGGCCAATTTTAATGGCGATTTCATGCAATTTATGAAGAAACTGCAATTATGGAGTTTCACAAGCCCTAACCAAATATTGTAGAAGGTCTATCTCAAGCAGTTTATATTTCCACTCATTTTGTATGCCTTCTTTGATCCTGAAGAGTTTTCTACTGCTTGTTGAATCATACTGCCCTATTCTTATCAAAGGTTGTGCACTTTCTGGGTATCATCTGTACTATTTATGGCCGCAGTGAATTTTTCGGCAGAAGTTTTTATAAAAGTAACTGTTGACGTAGAGACAGTTACTATATTAAATGTACATCTTGTGATTAGTGTTAGAAATGTTCGTTTCAAGTTTTATCATCATCTTTATGAAGATTATTTAGGAAGCATCAAGTTAGGTTCTGGCTGTCAGTTTAAACATGAGCACAGATTGAGCATAGGCGATAATCATGGTAGGTAGGAGGCCAGTGACCGGGAACCTTGTGGGACCTGCCGGCGTACCCGTGATAGCAGAAGGGGTGCATGGGACACGACACTGGAATTAAGGCAGGAAGAAACAGAGAAAGAAACATTGGGGATTAGACTTcgtagccaattcataaaaaatGTGGTTGCATCATTTTGTAGAGGTTGGCCTTAACATATGACTAAGAAACAAAACAAACAAAGACTCTTCCCTAAACTGAATGCTGCAAATACCAAGACACCATTTAGGGCACGGGCTCAGGCTGAAGTCATCTAGGTCTCAGACATGCCAAAACAGAGTGGGACAAGGACAAGCTGAAACTGACTAGTCCTAGGTTTCCCGGGGCAACTCCTGTTCAGCTGGAGGTCTGGATGCGTGGTGCCTTCTTTGATACATGGACCTCATGTGGCACTTCTGTTGTGTGTTCGTGTTGTCTGCTTATTTTCCTTTGTCTGTATCATGCTGAAAGTAATACATTTGGGTTGTGCTTTGATCTTCCTTCTCATTACAACTTTTAGCTCTGATCCTTATGACTTGTTTCTAGTCCGCTGTCAATGCTGACCATCATACTATTGTAGGTATTGGGACACAAGACAACCAAATCCTGCCCATGTTCAGCAACTTCCTGATCGTTGCTACGCACTTGCTGTGAATTATCCCCTTATGATTGTGGGAACAGCTGATCGCAATATTGTGATCTTCAACTTGCAGAATCCTCAGGTAATTTTGCTTCCTAACTGACTATGCATGTGCTCCTTTTATTTTCAGTTCTTTTGGTGGTGGTGCTCATGCTTTTACTGTCATTGACTTATATTTTGAACTGACTGACTTAATTTCATCTCTGGTGTGATGTTAGACTGAGTTTAAGCGTATTCAATCACCTCTGAAATACCAGACACGGTGCGTTGCTGCCTTTCCAGATCAACAAGGATTCCTGGTAATGCCATATTTTCTTGTGTCTTTTACTCTAAGCATACTTCCGTTGTTCGAATACATAACTGGTTGTTACTATGCTTGAAGTTTAATCACATGTTCTTCTCTACCTATCCCATCATAATTACTCCCTGCTTTCtgcggtttatagggcttatgtCATTTTTCCCCATTTTATATGTCTCAATTTTATTGCTCCCATTCACATGTTCagatttcaaggtgcattaaatcattgcatggaAGGGAAAAGATAAAACCCACcaatgcatgtaaaaagttcttgtTCATTTATtggtcatgcatgcatgcattgcaattaatacGTTGGTAAACACAATTTCTTGAGGAAGACGAGCCCCATAaattattccaccactcaccatctaccttggttggtgagatttttaaattgagccctataaaccagaAGGGAGGGAGTATTTATGTTGCCTTATGTTAATTTTATCTAGTAGCATGAGTTTTCAACATTAAACATTTGGTCGATATGTTACAACCTTACTTGAATTAGCTTTAGGCTTTGGCCTGCCATCATTTGCTGTGTAAGAGCATCCACAGTGTTACGTTTTGCTGCCTCCAAGGCAGCCTCTAAGGCCATAGACGCAGGCACCATACACTCTGAGAATAGCCTCTAA
Coding sequences within it:
- the LOC125543757 gene encoding protein RAE1-like, yielding MATLTSLASNPNPNKSFEVLPNPGDSLSSLSFSPKSNLLVATSWDNQVRCWEIGNGNSQPKASISHDQPVLCSAWKDDGTTVFSGGCDKQVKMWPLLSGGQAQTVAMHDAPVKEVSWISQMNLLVSGSWDKTLRYWDTRQPNPAHVQQLPDRCYALAVNYPLMIVGTADRNIVIFNLQNPQTEFKRIQSPLKYQTRCVAAFPDQQGFLVGSIEGRVGVHHIDDSQQSKNFTFKCHREGNDIFSVNSLNFHPVHHTFATAGSDGAFNFWDKDSKQRLKAFSRCPQPIPCSSFNNDGSIFAYGVCYDWSRGAENHNPANAKTSIYLHSPQEAEVKGKPRIATGRK